The Coleofasciculaceae cyanobacterium genomic interval TTACCGAAATCAGTCAGATCGAACAAAATGATGTCATTTACTTAGGAGAAAATCACGATAGTCTAGCCAATCACCAAGCGCAGTTAGAAATTATTACTCAACTGTATCAAAATCAAGCTAACTCTAATGCAGAATTAGCGATCGCCTTGGAGATGTTCCAGCGTCCATTTCAAGCCATATTAGATCGTTACGTTGAATCAAAAATCAGCGAGACGGAACTGATCGAACAGACTGAATATAACTCACGCTGGGGTTTTGACTGGAATTTTTATGCACCCATACTGCATTTTGCCCAAGACAAGCAAATTTCTTTAATTGCTTTAAATACTCCGACTGAAATTACTCGCAAGGTAGCCGAATTGGGACTAAACAGCCTTAAAGGAAACGACTTTCGCTATATTCCACCCCTAAAAGATATCAAGCTTAATAACAAAGCATATCGCCAAAGGTTGAGCGAAGTTTATCAACAGCATATTGAGTCGGGTCAAGGAAACAGCAATGATGCAGAGAATTTCTTTGCAGCACAGGTACTATGGGACGAAACTATGGCAGAAGAGATCGCCCTCTACTATCAAAACCATCCTCATGCACAGATAGCTGTTTTAGTTGGCAAAGCTCATATTATGAATGATTAC includes:
- a CDS encoding ChaN family lipoprotein, which produces MNFYPVLVYFIGAFLAGFLLLQNPNNSIAIAEVTEISQIEQNDVIYLGENHDSLANHQAQLEIITQLYQNQANSNAELAIALEMFQRPFQAILDRYVESKISETELIEQTEYNSRWGFDWNFYAPILHFAQDKQISLIALNTPTEITRKVAELGLNSLKGNDFRYIPPLKDIKLNNKAYRQRLSEVYQQHIESGQGNSNDAENFFAAQVLWDETMAEEIALYYQNHPHAQIAVLVGKAHIMNDYAIPDRVARRISNPAFTQISLQLGEAE